Proteins found in one Lysinibacillus fusiformis genomic segment:
- a CDS encoding YceG family protein has product MQTITIKSVLERHPDDWLQAFQDSPKDRAFYEITEQQVSFSRIAVRVLGVPIEEDDYFNSLFTLSQNANIHILSEELNKHIEPKDFQAIQTILSQHQQTPQGLSINRLVAMMYGYQLIPKHDDSVMNRHLQLATIKVVELFQKQQSLGLLANDFRRFLIDMVKWLKNHWILWTKSMKPTDDFPKVVWYGEATLSQRYFLLLLMELGCDVLIFHPAKIDELAEIDPNDTFSITYAYTNQTTLQPFPDKLRDRQATVGYRSSQHFEQLMHDQQSGVYKPWQFKDFMPRSLTLRMTYDDIFIYAKEKALVRPQFEVVGDEIAIPVIFAKISGVSSQREEYWHYMHQLLANPQTVFVQKFPYAATSRANFHFHYKHCLVNGELSVERIMQSDWWQYGELTLELQRAIAHTIKTSCEQPMLKQQPNETLYDLQLFLFKQMTMIPQEILRLLQSFDYSQEVPKLVLYQAPQQPALSREDMALLAFLNRFGMDIVFYNPTGQLDLEKHLQEDSYDVHRLEHMLFDLHYEEPKQQKKAPDKIIKKLFNRFF; this is encoded by the coding sequence ATGCAAACAATCACAATTAAATCAGTGTTGGAGCGTCATCCTGATGATTGGCTACAGGCGTTTCAAGATTCACCAAAGGATCGTGCATTTTATGAAATAACAGAGCAACAAGTGAGCTTTAGTAGAATTGCTGTTCGTGTATTAGGCGTACCAATCGAAGAAGATGATTATTTCAATTCATTATTTACATTGTCACAAAACGCTAACATCCATATTTTAAGTGAGGAATTAAATAAACATATTGAACCAAAAGACTTTCAAGCAATACAAACGATCCTTTCGCAGCATCAACAAACACCACAAGGACTATCTATTAATCGTTTAGTGGCAATGATGTATGGCTATCAATTAATTCCTAAGCATGATGACAGTGTAATGAATCGCCATTTACAGTTAGCAACCATTAAAGTAGTAGAGCTCTTTCAAAAACAGCAATCGTTAGGTTTACTAGCAAATGACTTTCGCCGTTTTTTAATTGATATGGTGAAATGGCTAAAAAACCATTGGATTCTATGGACAAAATCCATGAAACCAACAGATGATTTTCCTAAAGTTGTTTGGTACGGGGAAGCAACTCTTAGTCAGCGCTATTTTTTATTACTATTAATGGAGCTTGGCTGTGATGTATTGATTTTTCATCCAGCTAAAATAGATGAATTGGCAGAGATTGATCCTAATGATACATTCTCCATCACTTATGCATATACCAATCAAACAACTTTACAGCCATTCCCTGATAAGTTGCGTGACCGGCAGGCAACGGTCGGATATCGTTCTAGTCAGCATTTTGAACAATTAATGCATGATCAGCAATCAGGTGTTTATAAGCCTTGGCAGTTTAAAGATTTTATGCCGCGTTCCTTAACATTACGGATGACATATGATGATATTTTTATTTATGCAAAAGAGAAAGCTTTGGTTCGACCACAGTTTGAAGTGGTTGGGGATGAGATTGCCATTCCAGTCATATTTGCAAAAATTAGTGGGGTTTCGAGCCAACGTGAAGAATACTGGCATTATATGCATCAGTTATTAGCAAATCCGCAAACTGTTTTTGTCCAGAAATTCCCTTATGCAGCAACGAGCAGAGCCAATTTCCACTTTCACTATAAGCATTGCCTAGTGAATGGAGAGCTGTCAGTAGAGCGTATTATGCAAAGTGATTGGTGGCAATATGGTGAGTTAACATTGGAGCTACAGCGTGCGATTGCCCACACGATAAAAACTTCCTGTGAGCAGCCCATGCTGAAACAACAACCAAATGAGACCTTATATGATTTACAGTTATTTTTATTTAAACAAATGACGATGATTCCACAGGAGATTCTACGATTACTACAAAGCTTTGATTATTCCCAAGAGGTACCGAAGCTGGTATTATACCAAGCACCTCAACAACCAGCATTATCACGTGAGGATATGGCGTTATTGGCCTTTTTAAATCGATTTGGTATGGATATTGTTTTTTACAATCCGACAGGTCAACTAGATTTAGAAAAGCATTTGCAAGAGGATAGTTATGATGTACACCGATTAGAACATATGCTATTTGACTTGCACTATGAAGAACCAAAGCAGCAAAAAAAAGCACCCGACAAAATCATAAAAAAACTCTTTAATCGTTTTTTCTGA
- a CDS encoding HAD family hydrolase, with protein sequence MMILFTSDLDRTLIYSKRMMEMFPPATETMVVEHKAEKAMSMMTQATAPVLQQVHQQTLFVPVTTRALHQYKRIHFIHDLCPAFAITSNGGTIVEKGQPYEKWTQTLSRRIEDSSIPRKDMLKLFDRVKSDTWLQRSLYIDDLFYVHHVDIEILPSDELQAMIQEFDVHGWYVLLQGKKLYFMPKVLTKEAAIEYIKEFCTYDVHIAAGDSIMDYGMLAMADLAYTPNHGDLKDKQPKVLQNTTYSPHNGEAFTKDLLETVLQMASQQTVV encoded by the coding sequence ATGATGATACTATTTACATCTGATTTAGATCGAACACTTATTTATTCTAAACGCATGATGGAGATGTTTCCGCCCGCTACAGAGACAATGGTCGTTGAACACAAGGCTGAAAAAGCAATGAGTATGATGACACAGGCAACAGCACCCGTATTGCAACAGGTACACCAACAAACATTATTTGTACCTGTTACGACAAGAGCATTGCATCAATATAAGAGAATCCATTTTATTCATGATTTATGCCCTGCTTTTGCAATTACAAGCAATGGGGGTACAATAGTAGAAAAGGGTCAGCCATATGAAAAATGGACGCAAACATTATCTAGACGTATTGAAGATTCTTCGATCCCTCGTAAGGATATGCTAAAGCTATTTGATAGGGTTAAATCTGATACATGGCTACAACGCTCTTTGTATATAGATGATCTTTTTTACGTACATCATGTGGATATTGAAATTTTACCGTCCGATGAATTACAAGCAATGATTCAAGAGTTCGATGTTCATGGTTGGTATGTGCTTCTACAAGGTAAAAAATTATATTTTATGCCTAAGGTACTGACAAAGGAAGCGGCCATAGAATATATAAAAGAGTTCTGTACATATGATGTGCATATCGCAGCAGGTGATTCTATTATGGATTATGGAATGCTTGCAATGGCTGATTTAGCTTATACACCAAATCATGGAGATTTAAAGGATAAACAGCCAAAAGTTTTACAAAATACAACTTACTCGCCTCACAATGGTGAAGCATTTACAAAAGACCTATTGGAAACGGTTTTACAAATGGCTTCACAACAAACGGTCGTATAG